CCTGAATTGCTAGGGGCAACAACTCAAAAAGCTCAAGGCACTGGGGAGTAAGTTTCTTTTTCCAAACACCAGCTTCATCTACGACATCATGTGCCAATATTTCATTTAGTTCTGCAATGAGTTGCTGAACCTGCAAAACACCACTACGAAGTCGGAACACATACAACCAGTTTCCAAAAGGTTTACCAGTATAAGGAAAAAGGATAGTATGACCAGAAAGATTTTTAGGTCAGAACTTTAATTGACTTATTAGGTTAAGTTATATTCTGTTTTACCTCAGGAATGAAATCTATAAGTCCTTCGGGAATGAGAATAACTCCATAATTGTAACCTGACTCTGCGCGCTTGCAGACCACATCAGCAATGTAGTCCGTAACATTCTTAAGAGTCAATTTCTTTGCAAATACCTGCCAAAATTTGACATGTTTGAGATATAGTTGGttttgaagtttgttaaaccTGTGGAATGTGATATAAGCATCGTATAACTACAGATTAGTGATCAAAGACTTCTTCACTTTCTCAATGGCGCATGCCAAAGCAATTTCACAGAATTAACTGCCTTTGTGTGCAGCTTAAATAATCTTGGTTCCTTTCCTCCttgcattttaaattttgaccCCTAGTTGTATGCATTAAGTAACAGGAGTAGACCACAAATCAACCCCCTACCTCccaaaaaaacacattttttttccaatgaaCTTTAATTGCACTCTTGGATCGAGAGCATATTTGAAAGCAAAAGTGTAAACATTTACAAATCACACCAAGAAATTTAAATCTACAACGTATAGcaacattttctaaaaaatgctgcccttttttttcaagataagtactcatatatatttcttattcgaCTATAAACAAAGgtttatattttctcaaaaGATTTTTGGTGCAGAAGAGGAGTGCTAAAATTAAGAAAGATACCTCTTCTCCAATCAAAGTAACGTTTGGATGAGTTTGCAGAGCACACTCTAGAGTAATGTGTGAAGCAGCACGCCCCATGAGCCGCACAACTGTAATGAGTTAACAGACAAGGTTATGATATTTCAgatgtatgcaaagcaaatagAGATAACTGAGCAGATAATAATTGCTCAAAGAAGACCACAATGAAGTATGATGAAGACCTTTTTTGTGACATTTGAACTGCAATACTTTTATGCCTTAACACAATTATATCTAATAAAGTCCACCAACATATTAGAATTTTCAGATACTAAATATACAAGAGCTATGATggtttagtaaaaataatgtgaagccttctttttttcttttctttttttttgaaatttatgagcAGTTAGGAAAATAAGTTCATATACAAACATCAGATGAACAGAAGGTGAATTCAATCATTTAGATAAGGCAATTACTTTACGAGCAAGCACACGCCCTTTAATTCCTACCAAGATGAAACTCAAACTGGTAGATATTGCAATTAGTAAAACATtaaatgcaagaaaaaaaaagtaaaaaacataCGGTAACTCTGAGTGGAATACATAAGACACTAGTAAAATTCAGCTTCGACTACAGAGCAAAATGACAGGCTCAGTTCATGACAGAATTGCTGCATAAATATCGTGGAGACTCGCCACTTCTCTTTGCTTTTCAATATATTggataattttgaatataatacCATTTATTTTCTCAAACTAAACGAACAGTATATAACTATTCAAAACCAGTAGAGACACATGGCATATGCGGAAAGCAATCAAAATCCAAATATCTGAAGTTTGttctttcaaatatatttagGTTCAAGAAACATGCTATTTCCTGTATGAGGTAAGTACAAGAAGCACCGAGCAGCAAAATTGATCAACCAACCGACAGTTTGATAATATCAAAGGCATAACTGCTTACTGGAACCAAAAGGAAGAAAGACAAAAAGAGCAAATAGATATAGAAAAATCAAGTGAAAATTCATCATCAAGAAAAAGTACCAATCCATTAAATAACATCAAAGAAACAGGTAAGTTGTAAAATTATagtgagaaagaaagagaaaagatgCATAAAAGAAAGTCCAAGTCTTCATTGTAAAGCAAAACAATTCATCAGATCTCTTTCGGTCAGGTATGCTCAATGCCTCTCAGATCCTCTCATACGCTCTAATTTTAACCAATAAACGGCAACCCTCCTTCACGACCAGGAACAAGATGATAAACACCAAAACTACACTCGCGACAAAGAAAACTTTGACAGAGAATGATGACATGAGTAAGAGCACTAATACATAAGAGGGCCGATCTCTTTATGGAAGTATTGGTCCAACCCGTagccatttttttaaattgactgAGGAAATCCATCTGGAACCTGCCCTTAGGACTAAGGCAGCCTTGTACACTCTGGGTAATGGGTCTGCCCCTCTTctcttctccacttaaataccagCCTTGGTTTGGGCTCAAACCTGTGCCCTAAGTCACAAGTCTGTCAACCTTTACCAGTTCAACTAATCCCTGGGGCGATCCATAGCCTGATCCAATTTCTTAGGGAAGCATGTAGCTTGGAAAAGATCGATTTCTAATACAATTACGACGTTAGTAAGAGAAAGATAGTATATTTTCAGTTCTTGATGAATAATTTACTTTACACAAAAATCCTGTCCTGGAATGAGGAGACATGAGATAAGAAGTGCTATGATGGAGTTGATCCTACCATATGATAAGGCTAGTGAACTTACAATGATAGTATTTTCCTGTTGATCGAGCATCTACCATCACATTCCCAATCATTTCTGCATATATCTATAAATCAAAATGGAAATTATTATTACATGAACCTTCACCTGATAATGCACTACAGGATCATGCATTATCAATTAAAACTTCAAGcagaaaaatgagaaaatcaGTCTGTATGGAAATATTATGACTTAAGCAAATTTGAAGATTGTAGCATTTGCAAACAAAGCATTGAAGGTTTTCAACATTTTCTAGCATTGAGCATGTTATGCAATGAGAAATTGTTCTTTGAAGAGAAACTGATCTTTTGTTGCCAACCAGAATCAAATATGTAACAAAATATGAGAAAAATGATCATGCCAGCCACCGGAAGCAAGTCAAGACTCGGGTACATGCCCAACAACAAGGTTTCTGTTAGTGAGTATCTTGTGTTTAAGGGTCTTATACTCATAGATTAGTCTATGACACGGGATAGGCTGAGGGCTAAGACTAGCTGATGGTAAGCTTGAATCATTAACATCATTATCCAGATTAACACACATTCGTACAGCTTCACTTTCTATACTTTGTAAGACTGTTCTTTTATACAAATCGAAAGATATTGAATCTttatagagaaagaaaaatgtgttAATCAGAAAGAGTTACCTTGCATGCCGTATCAAAGCCAAAACTTGTGGGAACCTCTTTCGATTTTAAGTCACCATCTATGGTTTTCGGGCATCCAATAACCcgagttttcaaatttttacttCTGAAAAAACACAGTAACTTATTTAGACCCAGCAATAGTActgattaaaacatcaaaaaagaaaacaatcatTTCAActgctaatttttttatttctcattttatttttgggcACATTACGTCACCTGAAGTTCTCAGCAAGAAGACAAGCATTTGTATTGGAGTCATCTCCACCAATTACAACAAGACCATCTAGATCGAGCTTCTTTGCTGTCTCTTCAGCTTGCTTAAACTGAAATGATGGAATTGGtcattaaataaaatactttttcgtGTGTAATATGCATAGCTAGATAGATCATAGAAGGTTCGTATAATTATAGAATATGGTGAGTACCTGCTCTGGAGTCTCAATCTTGTCCCTACCACTGCAAATCATATCAAATCCACCCTAGAAGAAAGAATATGAACTCGTAAATAATGTTCTGGAAGTTGAATTGGGAGACAGattaaagttctaaaatatcTTGTTAACAGAAAAAAGTTGCTAGGCAACATACCTGATTTCTGTATGGGTAAATGAACTCCGGGGTCAACACCACATACTTTCCCTTCATGACTCCAGCTGGTCCACCCCTGAATCCATACATTGTGCTTCCCTTGCAATGAGTCTGCAAATAATCTACCGTCCAAATACACAAAACTTgagtaaaagaagaaaaagaaaaatctgcAATAATTGAACTGACATAAAGTTCTCAAGGATGAACTAACCAAAAATTCCAGAAATAACATTATGTCCTCCGGGAGCTTGGCCTCCAGATAACACCACTCCTATTTTCAAGATTTGATTCATCGCAACATCCCCAGAATCATCAGACACCAATGATACAGATGGTTGTCCATATAAGGAAGGAAAAAGCTTTGCAATCTCCTCTGCAATCACCAAATCATCCTCAAATTTATCATACACATCATAAACAACAGCATGCTCCTAAAGAAGGCTCTATAAAGTTTATTTAGTGAGGAGTGCAGAACGACTTGCAACAGTAAACTTCTAGCGTTATAATTTATGAACTTCTTAAATCCAACTTTTCAAGATTTGATCCTCCTTAATTGGCGTTTGTAAACTATTTGGTTGAAGTTGGAAAGGAAGTATTTGGAAGTTGAAGTAATGTTTGGATATACTTGAAATCATTACACATCACTTGAAATAAGTGTTAAGAGAGATCACGCAAAACATCACGGTTACTTGGTCTGTTATGAAACAAACATTATAACACATGAATATACATACAGCAACTTGATCTATTAGAATTACTAACGCATTGATGTACAATAGAAAACAGTCTAACGAATGCAAACAGTAAAGTAACTTGATCTGCTtcaggaaaaaaaaatgttatgcaAGAATATATAGTTAAAGGAATACAGAACTAACTTGATCTATTACGGGTGGAAAATGTAACCTTAGAAATACAGTTAAACAGGAATGCAGAACAGTACAGAAATtcatttattaagtttttttttttaaaaaaaagaacttgaTCTATTTAGAGGAAAAGATATTTAGGAAGAATGCAGAAAAAAGACCTGGATGACCGGCGGCAGATGAAGGAGGGCCATCAACGACTTTGAAAGGGCTTCCGAGAACagaaggaagaggaagagggTGATCTAAACGACTGTTTTGAACTTCACTGTAAACGGCAGCATATCGTCCGGTGCCCGGAGACTTGACGGAAGAAGCTAACTCTCCGTTGTTAAGCAAAGATAGAGTGGCGGCGGCCATTGAAATCGCCGGAGCAGAAAAGAGAAGAGTTGTTTTGGGGGTTAGTGAGGAGTAGCAGTGAACAAGTTGAGACTTGAGAGGCCAAATAATCAGATCTTTCGGAGCTCCCTATTTTATTGTTGCTCTGTCGCTTTTGATTTGCAAAAGGGCAAAATTGTCCTTGGAAACCCCGCCCGATGACTaattaggggtattttagtaagaaacttattttattacaaGGGTACTTCAGTATATTCGTCATACAACCAACAAAGAGTGTCATTTTGTTAgggatttaataaattattaattattcttttttttttcaatcctTTTTTAGGTAGGGGGTGGTTGGTGGAAAGGTGAAAAAAGCATATTCcgttattttgtgatttttattcCATTTATTTCTCTTCCTTTGTTACCCCTAGTTACCAGGGTGGGCATTTGATCGATTTGTGAAATTTTAATACCCCTCAACGTAACTAGAAATCCAAATTGAACTAGATTTAGTACTGTTCATCGATTCAAATTCCCAATTCATATTGTGATATGTAGCCGCACAAATTACAATTATTCCgtatattaatttcttattgTATAGCATATCTCCAgcaaatatgattaaaaaaaatagttaatgtAAAGATTGAACTCGGATGAGATAAACTCAATGTACATCTGCATATGGAAAAGCGTCAAAAATTTCCTTAAAcgattcaaaataaattatatttacccttaaactatatttcgacTCAAGTCTATCCTTCCCGTCAAATTGTTGAGTCAAAAGTAGCCTTCTTATTGGCATTAACAACTCCCGTTATAAGAAGAGTACCTTTTACGCAATAGTTTGACGGAAACGGTAGATTTGaaccaaaatatagtttaagaacaaatatgagctatttcatatagtttaagggtatttatgACCCTTTTCCGATTAGCATATGAAGGCTTCTAAATTTGAATGGTCTCCTGCTAAGTGATTCATATGTTAACTTCTTTCGAgctataatttttaataatatgcCATAAGTACAAATCATGAGGACAAGCCATCTATAGAGTTTGACTTGAGGAAAACTTATTTTTAGTttacatcatattttttttactttctagtGTTTGCTCtcctatattatgatgaaaaacATACACAAATCCAAAAACATGTCCTTTTAAGGCTTCAAGAGGGGACTGCCTTCCTTGATCAACACAAATACACTGCCAGCATCTCCTCTGGAGATCCTAAGCTCATCATCCAAGTATGTTGTCAGCAGCCATGATTGTGCATTGTTGTTGGAAATAGGAAACTTAATTGGTGGTTGACTTGAAATGGACTTGGCCACCGACGAAGCTGTGTCTTGGACTGAAGTAATCAAGCCTTTGAAGGGGCTTAGATCAATCTTTTGTCCCAAGAATTCAACGTTCTCAGGCAATACGATGGAATCTGTCAACTGGGGCGTTCCAATTATGCCTTCTTCAAATTTAATCTGAACCACACACACCGTATAACATGAGACTAAAATGATGATCAAGTACAAGGAACGATGACACGACTA
This window of the Solanum pennellii chromosome 2, SPENNV200 genome carries:
- the LOC107011369 gene encoding pyrophosphate--fructose 6-phosphate 1-phosphotransferase subunit beta, which codes for MAAATLSLLNNGELASSVKSPGTGRYAAVYSEVQNSRLDHPLPLPSVLGSPFKVVDGPPSSAAGHPEEIAKLFPSLYGQPSVSLVSDDSGDVAMNQILKIGVVLSGGQAPGGHNVISGIFDYLQTHCKGSTMYGFRGGPAGVMKGKYVVLTPEFIYPYRNQGGFDMICSGRDKIETPEQFKQAEETAKKLDLDGLVVIGGDDSNTNACLLAENFRSKNLKTRVIGCPKTIDGDLKSKEVPTSFGFDTACKIYAEMIGNVMVDARSTGKYYHFVRLMGRAASHITLECALQTHPNVTLIGEEVFAKKLTLKNVTDYIADVVCKRAESGYNYGVILIPEGLIDFIPEVQQLIAELNEILAHDVVDEAGVWKKKLTPQCLELFELLPLAIQEQLLLERDPHGNVQVAKIETEKMLIQMVETELDQRKQKGAYNAQFKGQSHFFGYEGRCGLPSNFDSTYCYALGYGAGSLLQSGKTGLISSVGNLAAPVEEWTVGGTALTALMDVERRHGKFKPVIKKAMVELEGAPFKKFASKREEWALNNRYINPGPIQFVGPVANKVNHTLLLELGVDA